One segment of Brassica napus cultivar Da-Ae chromosome C3, Da-Ae, whole genome shotgun sequence DNA contains the following:
- the BNAC03G48960D gene encoding uncharacterized protein BNAC03G48960D isoform X3 — MFREAGLRSVGEDHVGSRWTIGNRKLDAKSVSNANGVKASHGFGLRTAPPVPSAAARAHNGGYGAKAETLQEAETFGVMNNNISSHNQCETRRNVEAGTTGRNQNGTITSLLPRFPTFHASEQGPWSAMIAYEACMRLCLHSMSVDRVNEASYFLNNECKTMRKAFSLEKFFLQSEEELLGKGPCELVTEPSAPKNKKTIGKIRVQVRKIKMGLDPPPGCNIASLTVPKEKLVVVRRNITELNLTLSSGWKAAKKVHVTPRVPLNGSFSRQSLAYVQAAARYLKQVSKAVKNEVVASHTGQQTYETVQETYSCSLRLKSSAEEDQIKTQPGSSEAFIFLPDSLGDDLISEVRDSKGQLLGRVVVQLAAIVDDPNEKVRWWPIYHEPEHEHIGRIQLHLSYSSSLDEKTKCGLVAETSAYDIILEVAMKAEQFQRRNLVFKGPWLWMITRFASYYGISDAYARLRYLSYVMDVASPTKDCLDLIYDFLLPIIMKSNHKSVLSHQENRLLGEIDEQIQQILASAFENYKSLDELSFSGMKDVFESATGTPAPAIESSVRLYALLNDVLTPEAQLKLCRYFQAASKKRSIRHLLETNDLLNNRSEGAAPVDPMALTTSYQKMKSLILSFKNEISTDIAIHNCSVLPSYIDLPNLSASIYSVDLCNRLREFLLVWPPPGPSPPVVDLVITTADFQRDITSWNINPIKGGVNAKELFYSYITNWIEEKRRVLYELCKLETVKPCGDISGLTSPFVDEMYQRLNGTLDEYDIIIRRWPEYAISLEKVVADAEKAIVEAMEKQFAEIISPLKESKIFGLKIVKKFTKGAPNPYAVPKELGVLLNSMKRVLDILRPSIENRFKSWNSYIPDGENRILGERLSEVTVLLRAKFRSYTQALVEKLAENTRIQNHMKLKSIIHDLRETTAEPDVRNRMMALKDVLDKTIDHLHSVFLPDVFVSVCRGIWDRLGQDVLRLLEDRKDNVTWHKGPRIAVSVLDEIFATQMQSLLGNALKPEHLEPPRSMMELRSMLCKDSKDYREGGYNY; from the exons ATGTTCAGAGAAGCTGGCTTGAGAAGCGTAGGAGAG GATCATGTTGGTTCGAGGTGGACGATTGGTAACCGGAAGTTGGATGCTAAGTCTGTTTCCAACGCCAATGGTGTGAAAGCTTCTCATGGTTTTGGACTCAGGACTGCTCCTCCAGTTCCTTCGGCTGCTGCGAGAG CTCATAATGGTGGATATGGTGCTAAGGCTGAAACTTTACAGGAAGCTGAAACATTTGGTGTGATGAACAATAATATATCTTCGCATAACCAATGTGAAACAAGAAGAAATGTTGAGGCTGGAACTACAGGAAGGAACCAGAACGGGACCATCACTTCATTGCTTCCTCGTTTCCCAACTTTTCACGCAAG TGAGCAAGGTCCGTGGTCTGCGATGATTGCGTATGAAGCCTGTATGCGGCTATGTCTCCATTCAATGTCAGTGGACAGAGTCAACGAAGCTTCATACTTCCTGAATAACGAATGCAAGACAATGCGGAAGGCATTTAGTTTAGAGAAATTCTTCCTTCAATCCGAAGAAGAGCTACTTGGAAAGGGACCTTGCGAGTTGGTTACCGAGCCATCTGCtccaaaaaataagaaaactatCGGAAAAATTAGAGtacaag ttcgtaaaattaaaatggGATTAGATCCCCCACCTGGCTGTAACATTGCATCACTGACGGTCCCCAAGGAAAAGCTCGTAGTTGTTCGTCGCAATATCACAGAGCTGAATTTGACTTTGTCCTCTGGATGGAAAGCAGCGAAGAAAGTCCATGTCACTCCTCGTGTTCCTCTTAATGGTTCCTTTTCACGTCAGAGTCTGGCTTACGTGCAGGCAGCTGCTCGCTACCTTAAACAGGTCTCAAAAGCTGTTAAAAACGAAGTGGTTGCATCTCACACTGGACAACAAACTTATGAAACAGTACAAG aaACATATTCATGTTCATTGAGGTTGAAGAGCTCCGCTGAAGAGGATCAAATTAAGACGCAGCCTGGATCCAGCGAGGCGTTTATTTT CTTGCCAGACAGTCTTGGTGATGATTTGATTAGTGAAGTTCGAGATTCGAAGGGGCAACTTCTTGGTCGTGTTGTAGTTCAGCTAGCAGCTATTGTTGATGATCCG AATGAGAAGGTGCGATGGTGGCCAATATATCATGAACCTGAGCATGAACATATTGGGAGAATACAACTTCATTTAAGCTATTCAAGCAGTCTAGATGAAAAAACCAAGTGTGGATTGGTGGCAGAAACTTCAGCTTATGATATTATCCTAGAGGTCGCTATGAAAGCAGAACAATTTCAACGAAGAAATTTAGTGTTCAAGGGCCCATGGCTCTGGATGATAACTCGATTCGCATCATATTATGGGATTTCAGATGCATACGCAAGATTAAG ATATCTTTCTTATGTTATGGATGTTGCTTCGCCTACCAAGGACTGTCTTGATCTGATATATGATTTTCTACTCCCTATTATAATGAAAAGCAACCACAAGTCTGTATTGAGTCATCAAGAG AACCGATTACTGGGGGAAATTGACGAACAAATTCAGCAGATCCTTGCTTCAGCATTTGAGAATTATAAATCACTTGACGAACTGTCTTTCTCCGGGATGAAAGATGTCTTTGAGTCTGCTACGGGGACTCCAGCACCGGCGATAGAATCATCTGTCAGGCTTTATGCTCTTCTCAACGATGTATTAACCCCTGAGGCACAGCTAAAACTTTGCAGATACTTTCAG GCTGCTTCAAAGAAGAGGTCAATAAGACATTTGTTGGAAACAAACGATTTACTTAACAACCGTAGTGAAGGTGCTGCACCAGTTGATCCAATGGCACTGACAACATCTTATCAAAAGATGAAGTCTCTAATATTGAGCTTTAAGAATGAAATATCCACTGACATAGCGATCCATAACTGCAGTGTGCTCCCAAG TTATATAGACCTTCCAAATCTTTCAGCGTCAATATATAGCGTGGATCTCTGCAATAGGCTCCGGGAGTTTCTTCTCGTATGGCCTCCTCCTGGACCATCACCTCCTGTTGTTGACCTTGTTATCACAACTGCTGACTTTCAGAGAGATATTACTAGCTGGAACATAAA TCCTATTAAAGGTGGTGTGAACGCCAAAGAGCTATTTTATTCGTATATCACAAACTGGATTGAAGAGAAAAGACGCGTTCTATACGAACTCTGCAAGCTAGAAACG GTAAAACCATGTGGTGATATCTCGGGATTGACTTCTCCTTTTGTGGATGAGATGTATCAGAGACTCAATGGGACACTTGACGAATATGATATTATCATTAGGCGTTGGCCAGAATATGCAATATCCTTGGAGAAA GTTGTAGCAGATGCAGAGAAGGCAATAGTGGAAGCGATGGAGAAACAGTTTGCTGAGATTATATCTCCGTTAAAGGAAAGTAAGATCTTTGGGCTGAAAATCGTCAAGAAGTTCACCAAAGGCGCACCTAACCCTTACGCTGTGCCAAAAGAG CTTGGAGTTCTTTTGAACTCGATGAAAAGAGTGCTTGACATTTTACGGCCGAGTATAGAGAACCGGTTTAAATCTTGGAACTCATACATCCCCGACGGAGAAAACAGAATCTTGGGAGAGCGGTTGAGTGAAGTTACAGTGTTGTTAAGAGCCAAGTTCAGAAGTTATACGCAAGCACTCGTGGAGAAACTCGCTGAGAAT ACGAGAATACAAAATCACATGAAGCTAAAGAGCATCATCCACGACTTAAGGGAAACCACAGCAGAACCAGATGTTAGAAACCGAATGATGGCATTGAAAGATGTGCTAGACAAAACCATCGATCACCTACACAGTGTTTTCCTACCGGATGTGTTTGTATCGGTCTGCAGAGGAATCTGGGACCGATTGGGACAG gATGTGCTTCGTCTTTTGGAGGATAGGAAAGATAATGTGACTTGGCACAAAGGCCCAAGAATCGCAGTTTCT GTTTTGGATGAAATCTTTGCGACACAAATGCAAAGCCTGTTAGGGAACGCTCTCAAGCCTGAGCACTTGGAGCCGCCGAGATCAATGATGGAGCTCAGGTCTATGCTATGTAAAGATTCTAAGGACTACAGAGAAGGAGGCTACAACTACTAG
- the BNAC03G48960D gene encoding uncharacterized protein BNAC03G48960D isoform X1 → MFREAGLRSVGEDHVGSRWTIGNRKLDAKSVSNANGVKASHGFGLRTAPPVPSAAARGNYKNGGSSSDMDIASDSDEETYERHHSPQDYKTHVRFPHVAAAHNGGYGAKAETLQEAETFGVMNNNISSHNQCETRRNVEAGTTGRNQNGTITSLLPRFPTFHASEQGPWSAMIAYEACMRLCLHSMSVDRVNEASYFLNNECKTMRKAFSLEKFFLQSEEELLGKGPCELVTEPSAPKNKKTIGKIRVQVRKIKMGLDPPPGCNIASLTVPKEKLVVVRRNITELNLTLSSGWKAAKKVHVTPRVPLNGSFSRQSLAYVQAAARYLKQVSKAVKNEVVASHTGQQTYETVQETYSCSLRLKSSAEEDQIKTQPGSSEAFIFLPDSLGDDLISEVRDSKGQLLGRVVVQLAAIVDDPNEKVRWWPIYHEPEHEHIGRIQLHLSYSSSLDEKTKCGLVAETSAYDIILEVAMKAEQFQRRNLVFKGPWLWMITRFASYYGISDAYARLRYLSYVMDVASPTKDCLDLIYDFLLPIIMKSNHKSVLSHQENRLLGEIDEQIQQILASAFENYKSLDELSFSGMKDVFESATGTPAPAIESSVRLYALLNDVLTPEAQLKLCRYFQAASKKRSIRHLLETNDLLNNRSEGAAPVDPMALTTSYQKMKSLILSFKNEISTDIAIHNCSVLPSYIDLPNLSASIYSVDLCNRLREFLLVWPPPGPSPPVVDLVITTADFQRDITSWNINPIKGGVNAKELFYSYITNWIEEKRRVLYELCKLETVKPCGDISGLTSPFVDEMYQRLNGTLDEYDIIIRRWPEYAISLEKVVADAEKAIVEAMEKQFAEIISPLKESKIFGLKIVKKFTKGAPNPYAVPKELGVLLNSMKRVLDILRPSIENRFKSWNSYIPDGENRILGERLSEVTVLLRAKFRSYTQALVEKLAENTRIQNHMKLKSIIHDLRETTAEPDVRNRMMALKDVLDKTIDHLHSVFLPDVFVSVCRGIWDRLGQDVLRLLEDRKDNVTWHKGPRIAVSVLDEIFATQMQSLLGNALKPEHLEPPRSMMELRSMLCKDSKDYREGGYNY, encoded by the exons ATGTTCAGAGAAGCTGGCTTGAGAAGCGTAGGAGAG GATCATGTTGGTTCGAGGTGGACGATTGGTAACCGGAAGTTGGATGCTAAGTCTGTTTCCAACGCCAATGGTGTGAAAGCTTCTCATGGTTTTGGACTCAGGACTGCTCCTCCAGTTCCTTCGGCTGCTGCGAGAGGTAATTATAAAAACGGTGGCTCAAGTTCAGACATGGACATTGCTTCTGATTCAGATGAAGAGACCTACGAGAGACACCACTCGCCTCAAGATTATAAAACTCATGTTCGCTTCCCTCACGTGGCAGCAGCTCATAATGGTGGATATGGTGCTAAGGCTGAAACTTTACAGGAAGCTGAAACATTTGGTGTGATGAACAATAATATATCTTCGCATAACCAATGTGAAACAAGAAGAAATGTTGAGGCTGGAACTACAGGAAGGAACCAGAACGGGACCATCACTTCATTGCTTCCTCGTTTCCCAACTTTTCACGCAAG TGAGCAAGGTCCGTGGTCTGCGATGATTGCGTATGAAGCCTGTATGCGGCTATGTCTCCATTCAATGTCAGTGGACAGAGTCAACGAAGCTTCATACTTCCTGAATAACGAATGCAAGACAATGCGGAAGGCATTTAGTTTAGAGAAATTCTTCCTTCAATCCGAAGAAGAGCTACTTGGAAAGGGACCTTGCGAGTTGGTTACCGAGCCATCTGCtccaaaaaataagaaaactatCGGAAAAATTAGAGtacaag ttcgtaaaattaaaatggGATTAGATCCCCCACCTGGCTGTAACATTGCATCACTGACGGTCCCCAAGGAAAAGCTCGTAGTTGTTCGTCGCAATATCACAGAGCTGAATTTGACTTTGTCCTCTGGATGGAAAGCAGCGAAGAAAGTCCATGTCACTCCTCGTGTTCCTCTTAATGGTTCCTTTTCACGTCAGAGTCTGGCTTACGTGCAGGCAGCTGCTCGCTACCTTAAACAGGTCTCAAAAGCTGTTAAAAACGAAGTGGTTGCATCTCACACTGGACAACAAACTTATGAAACAGTACAAG aaACATATTCATGTTCATTGAGGTTGAAGAGCTCCGCTGAAGAGGATCAAATTAAGACGCAGCCTGGATCCAGCGAGGCGTTTATTTT CTTGCCAGACAGTCTTGGTGATGATTTGATTAGTGAAGTTCGAGATTCGAAGGGGCAACTTCTTGGTCGTGTTGTAGTTCAGCTAGCAGCTATTGTTGATGATCCG AATGAGAAGGTGCGATGGTGGCCAATATATCATGAACCTGAGCATGAACATATTGGGAGAATACAACTTCATTTAAGCTATTCAAGCAGTCTAGATGAAAAAACCAAGTGTGGATTGGTGGCAGAAACTTCAGCTTATGATATTATCCTAGAGGTCGCTATGAAAGCAGAACAATTTCAACGAAGAAATTTAGTGTTCAAGGGCCCATGGCTCTGGATGATAACTCGATTCGCATCATATTATGGGATTTCAGATGCATACGCAAGATTAAG ATATCTTTCTTATGTTATGGATGTTGCTTCGCCTACCAAGGACTGTCTTGATCTGATATATGATTTTCTACTCCCTATTATAATGAAAAGCAACCACAAGTCTGTATTGAGTCATCAAGAG AACCGATTACTGGGGGAAATTGACGAACAAATTCAGCAGATCCTTGCTTCAGCATTTGAGAATTATAAATCACTTGACGAACTGTCTTTCTCCGGGATGAAAGATGTCTTTGAGTCTGCTACGGGGACTCCAGCACCGGCGATAGAATCATCTGTCAGGCTTTATGCTCTTCTCAACGATGTATTAACCCCTGAGGCACAGCTAAAACTTTGCAGATACTTTCAG GCTGCTTCAAAGAAGAGGTCAATAAGACATTTGTTGGAAACAAACGATTTACTTAACAACCGTAGTGAAGGTGCTGCACCAGTTGATCCAATGGCACTGACAACATCTTATCAAAAGATGAAGTCTCTAATATTGAGCTTTAAGAATGAAATATCCACTGACATAGCGATCCATAACTGCAGTGTGCTCCCAAG TTATATAGACCTTCCAAATCTTTCAGCGTCAATATATAGCGTGGATCTCTGCAATAGGCTCCGGGAGTTTCTTCTCGTATGGCCTCCTCCTGGACCATCACCTCCTGTTGTTGACCTTGTTATCACAACTGCTGACTTTCAGAGAGATATTACTAGCTGGAACATAAA TCCTATTAAAGGTGGTGTGAACGCCAAAGAGCTATTTTATTCGTATATCACAAACTGGATTGAAGAGAAAAGACGCGTTCTATACGAACTCTGCAAGCTAGAAACG GTAAAACCATGTGGTGATATCTCGGGATTGACTTCTCCTTTTGTGGATGAGATGTATCAGAGACTCAATGGGACACTTGACGAATATGATATTATCATTAGGCGTTGGCCAGAATATGCAATATCCTTGGAGAAA GTTGTAGCAGATGCAGAGAAGGCAATAGTGGAAGCGATGGAGAAACAGTTTGCTGAGATTATATCTCCGTTAAAGGAAAGTAAGATCTTTGGGCTGAAAATCGTCAAGAAGTTCACCAAAGGCGCACCTAACCCTTACGCTGTGCCAAAAGAG CTTGGAGTTCTTTTGAACTCGATGAAAAGAGTGCTTGACATTTTACGGCCGAGTATAGAGAACCGGTTTAAATCTTGGAACTCATACATCCCCGACGGAGAAAACAGAATCTTGGGAGAGCGGTTGAGTGAAGTTACAGTGTTGTTAAGAGCCAAGTTCAGAAGTTATACGCAAGCACTCGTGGAGAAACTCGCTGAGAAT ACGAGAATACAAAATCACATGAAGCTAAAGAGCATCATCCACGACTTAAGGGAAACCACAGCAGAACCAGATGTTAGAAACCGAATGATGGCATTGAAAGATGTGCTAGACAAAACCATCGATCACCTACACAGTGTTTTCCTACCGGATGTGTTTGTATCGGTCTGCAGAGGAATCTGGGACCGATTGGGACAG gATGTGCTTCGTCTTTTGGAGGATAGGAAAGATAATGTGACTTGGCACAAAGGCCCAAGAATCGCAGTTTCT GTTTTGGATGAAATCTTTGCGACACAAATGCAAAGCCTGTTAGGGAACGCTCTCAAGCCTGAGCACTTGGAGCCGCCGAGATCAATGATGGAGCTCAGGTCTATGCTATGTAAAGATTCTAAGGACTACAGAGAAGGAGGCTACAACTACTAG
- the BNAC03G48960D gene encoding uncharacterized protein BNAC03G48960D isoform X2, which translates to MFREAGLRSVGEDHVGSRWTIGNRKLDAKSVSNANGVKASHGFGLRTAPPVPSAAARAAHNGGYGAKAETLQEAETFGVMNNNISSHNQCETRRNVEAGTTGRNQNGTITSLLPRFPTFHASEQGPWSAMIAYEACMRLCLHSMSVDRVNEASYFLNNECKTMRKAFSLEKFFLQSEEELLGKGPCELVTEPSAPKNKKTIGKIRVQVRKIKMGLDPPPGCNIASLTVPKEKLVVVRRNITELNLTLSSGWKAAKKVHVTPRVPLNGSFSRQSLAYVQAAARYLKQVSKAVKNEVVASHTGQQTYETVQETYSCSLRLKSSAEEDQIKTQPGSSEAFIFLPDSLGDDLISEVRDSKGQLLGRVVVQLAAIVDDPNEKVRWWPIYHEPEHEHIGRIQLHLSYSSSLDEKTKCGLVAETSAYDIILEVAMKAEQFQRRNLVFKGPWLWMITRFASYYGISDAYARLRYLSYVMDVASPTKDCLDLIYDFLLPIIMKSNHKSVLSHQENRLLGEIDEQIQQILASAFENYKSLDELSFSGMKDVFESATGTPAPAIESSVRLYALLNDVLTPEAQLKLCRYFQAASKKRSIRHLLETNDLLNNRSEGAAPVDPMALTTSYQKMKSLILSFKNEISTDIAIHNCSVLPSYIDLPNLSASIYSVDLCNRLREFLLVWPPPGPSPPVVDLVITTADFQRDITSWNINPIKGGVNAKELFYSYITNWIEEKRRVLYELCKLETVKPCGDISGLTSPFVDEMYQRLNGTLDEYDIIIRRWPEYAISLEKVVADAEKAIVEAMEKQFAEIISPLKESKIFGLKIVKKFTKGAPNPYAVPKELGVLLNSMKRVLDILRPSIENRFKSWNSYIPDGENRILGERLSEVTVLLRAKFRSYTQALVEKLAENTRIQNHMKLKSIIHDLRETTAEPDVRNRMMALKDVLDKTIDHLHSVFLPDVFVSVCRGIWDRLGQDVLRLLEDRKDNVTWHKGPRIAVSVLDEIFATQMQSLLGNALKPEHLEPPRSMMELRSMLCKDSKDYREGGYNY; encoded by the exons ATGTTCAGAGAAGCTGGCTTGAGAAGCGTAGGAGAG GATCATGTTGGTTCGAGGTGGACGATTGGTAACCGGAAGTTGGATGCTAAGTCTGTTTCCAACGCCAATGGTGTGAAAGCTTCTCATGGTTTTGGACTCAGGACTGCTCCTCCAGTTCCTTCGGCTGCTGCGAGAG CAGCTCATAATGGTGGATATGGTGCTAAGGCTGAAACTTTACAGGAAGCTGAAACATTTGGTGTGATGAACAATAATATATCTTCGCATAACCAATGTGAAACAAGAAGAAATGTTGAGGCTGGAACTACAGGAAGGAACCAGAACGGGACCATCACTTCATTGCTTCCTCGTTTCCCAACTTTTCACGCAAG TGAGCAAGGTCCGTGGTCTGCGATGATTGCGTATGAAGCCTGTATGCGGCTATGTCTCCATTCAATGTCAGTGGACAGAGTCAACGAAGCTTCATACTTCCTGAATAACGAATGCAAGACAATGCGGAAGGCATTTAGTTTAGAGAAATTCTTCCTTCAATCCGAAGAAGAGCTACTTGGAAAGGGACCTTGCGAGTTGGTTACCGAGCCATCTGCtccaaaaaataagaaaactatCGGAAAAATTAGAGtacaag ttcgtaaaattaaaatggGATTAGATCCCCCACCTGGCTGTAACATTGCATCACTGACGGTCCCCAAGGAAAAGCTCGTAGTTGTTCGTCGCAATATCACAGAGCTGAATTTGACTTTGTCCTCTGGATGGAAAGCAGCGAAGAAAGTCCATGTCACTCCTCGTGTTCCTCTTAATGGTTCCTTTTCACGTCAGAGTCTGGCTTACGTGCAGGCAGCTGCTCGCTACCTTAAACAGGTCTCAAAAGCTGTTAAAAACGAAGTGGTTGCATCTCACACTGGACAACAAACTTATGAAACAGTACAAG aaACATATTCATGTTCATTGAGGTTGAAGAGCTCCGCTGAAGAGGATCAAATTAAGACGCAGCCTGGATCCAGCGAGGCGTTTATTTT CTTGCCAGACAGTCTTGGTGATGATTTGATTAGTGAAGTTCGAGATTCGAAGGGGCAACTTCTTGGTCGTGTTGTAGTTCAGCTAGCAGCTATTGTTGATGATCCG AATGAGAAGGTGCGATGGTGGCCAATATATCATGAACCTGAGCATGAACATATTGGGAGAATACAACTTCATTTAAGCTATTCAAGCAGTCTAGATGAAAAAACCAAGTGTGGATTGGTGGCAGAAACTTCAGCTTATGATATTATCCTAGAGGTCGCTATGAAAGCAGAACAATTTCAACGAAGAAATTTAGTGTTCAAGGGCCCATGGCTCTGGATGATAACTCGATTCGCATCATATTATGGGATTTCAGATGCATACGCAAGATTAAG ATATCTTTCTTATGTTATGGATGTTGCTTCGCCTACCAAGGACTGTCTTGATCTGATATATGATTTTCTACTCCCTATTATAATGAAAAGCAACCACAAGTCTGTATTGAGTCATCAAGAG AACCGATTACTGGGGGAAATTGACGAACAAATTCAGCAGATCCTTGCTTCAGCATTTGAGAATTATAAATCACTTGACGAACTGTCTTTCTCCGGGATGAAAGATGTCTTTGAGTCTGCTACGGGGACTCCAGCACCGGCGATAGAATCATCTGTCAGGCTTTATGCTCTTCTCAACGATGTATTAACCCCTGAGGCACAGCTAAAACTTTGCAGATACTTTCAG GCTGCTTCAAAGAAGAGGTCAATAAGACATTTGTTGGAAACAAACGATTTACTTAACAACCGTAGTGAAGGTGCTGCACCAGTTGATCCAATGGCACTGACAACATCTTATCAAAAGATGAAGTCTCTAATATTGAGCTTTAAGAATGAAATATCCACTGACATAGCGATCCATAACTGCAGTGTGCTCCCAAG TTATATAGACCTTCCAAATCTTTCAGCGTCAATATATAGCGTGGATCTCTGCAATAGGCTCCGGGAGTTTCTTCTCGTATGGCCTCCTCCTGGACCATCACCTCCTGTTGTTGACCTTGTTATCACAACTGCTGACTTTCAGAGAGATATTACTAGCTGGAACATAAA TCCTATTAAAGGTGGTGTGAACGCCAAAGAGCTATTTTATTCGTATATCACAAACTGGATTGAAGAGAAAAGACGCGTTCTATACGAACTCTGCAAGCTAGAAACG GTAAAACCATGTGGTGATATCTCGGGATTGACTTCTCCTTTTGTGGATGAGATGTATCAGAGACTCAATGGGACACTTGACGAATATGATATTATCATTAGGCGTTGGCCAGAATATGCAATATCCTTGGAGAAA GTTGTAGCAGATGCAGAGAAGGCAATAGTGGAAGCGATGGAGAAACAGTTTGCTGAGATTATATCTCCGTTAAAGGAAAGTAAGATCTTTGGGCTGAAAATCGTCAAGAAGTTCACCAAAGGCGCACCTAACCCTTACGCTGTGCCAAAAGAG CTTGGAGTTCTTTTGAACTCGATGAAAAGAGTGCTTGACATTTTACGGCCGAGTATAGAGAACCGGTTTAAATCTTGGAACTCATACATCCCCGACGGAGAAAACAGAATCTTGGGAGAGCGGTTGAGTGAAGTTACAGTGTTGTTAAGAGCCAAGTTCAGAAGTTATACGCAAGCACTCGTGGAGAAACTCGCTGAGAAT ACGAGAATACAAAATCACATGAAGCTAAAGAGCATCATCCACGACTTAAGGGAAACCACAGCAGAACCAGATGTTAGAAACCGAATGATGGCATTGAAAGATGTGCTAGACAAAACCATCGATCACCTACACAGTGTTTTCCTACCGGATGTGTTTGTATCGGTCTGCAGAGGAATCTGGGACCGATTGGGACAG gATGTGCTTCGTCTTTTGGAGGATAGGAAAGATAATGTGACTTGGCACAAAGGCCCAAGAATCGCAGTTTCT GTTTTGGATGAAATCTTTGCGACACAAATGCAAAGCCTGTTAGGGAACGCTCTCAAGCCTGAGCACTTGGAGCCGCCGAGATCAATGATGGAGCTCAGGTCTATGCTATGTAAAGATTCTAAGGACTACAGAGAAGGAGGCTACAACTACTAG
- the LOC125583549 gene encoding 14-3-3-like protein GF14 kappa isoform X1 — protein MAATLSRDQYVYMAKLAEQAERYEEMVQFMESLVSSATPAGELTVEERNLLSVAYKNVIGSLRAAWRIVSSIEQKEESRKNEEHVSLVKDYRSKVEGELSTICSGILKLLDTHLIPSATASESKVFYLKMKGDYHRYMAEFKSGDERKTAAEDTMIAYKAAQDVAVADLAPTHPIRLGLALNFSVFYYEILNSSEKACSMAKQAFEEAIAELDTLGEESYKDSTLIMQLLRDNLTLWTSDMQEQMDEA, from the exons ATGGCGGCGACGTTGAGCAGAGACCAATACGTGTACATGGCGAAGCTCGCCGAGCAAGCGGAGCGTTACGAGGAGATGGTCCAGTTCATGGAGAGCCTCGTAAGCTCCGCCACGCCGGCCGGCGAGCTCACGGTGGAGGAGAGGAACCTTCTCTCCGTGGCGTACAAGAACGTGATCGGATCTCTACGAGCGGCGTGGAGGATCGTGTCTTCGATCGAGCAGAAGGAAGAGAGCAGGAAGAACGAGGAGCACGTGTCGCTCGTCAAGGATTACAGATCCAAGGTCGAGGGCGAGCTCTCCACGATCTGCTCGGGGATCCTCAAGCTGCTCGATACGCATCTGATCCCTTCGGCTACCGCTAGCGAGTCGAAGGTGTTTTACCTGAAGATGAAGGGGGATTACCATCGGTACATGGCGGAGTTCAAATCTGGAGACGAGAGGAAGACTGCTGCGGAAGATACCATGATCGCCTACAAGGCTGCTCAG GACGTTGCAGTTGCTGATCTAGCGCCTACGCATCCGATCAGGCTGGGTCTGGCTCTCAATTTCTCGGTGTTTTACTACGAGATTCTCAACTCTTCTGAGAAAGCTTGTAGCATGGCCAAACAG GCTTTCGAGGAGGCCATTGCTGAGCTGGACACGTTGGGAGAGGAGTCATACAAGGACAGTACTCTCATCATGCAGTTGCTAAGGGACAATCTAACCCTCTGGACCTCCGACATGCAG GAGCAGATGGATGAGGCCTGA
- the LOC125583549 gene encoding 14-3-3-like protein GF14 kappa isoform X2, with amino-acid sequence MAATLSRDQYVYMAKLAEQAERYEEMVQFMESLVSSATPAGELTVEERNLLSVAYKNVIGSLRAAWRIVSSIEQKEESRKNEEHVSLVKDYRSKVEGELSTICSGILKLLDTHLIPSATASESKVFYLKMKGDYHRYMAEFKSGDERKTAAEDTMIAYKAAQDVAVADLAPTHPIRLGLALNFSVFYYEILNSSEKACSMAKQAFEEAIAELDTLGEESYKDSTLIMQLLRDNLTLWTSDMQMDEA; translated from the exons ATGGCGGCGACGTTGAGCAGAGACCAATACGTGTACATGGCGAAGCTCGCCGAGCAAGCGGAGCGTTACGAGGAGATGGTCCAGTTCATGGAGAGCCTCGTAAGCTCCGCCACGCCGGCCGGCGAGCTCACGGTGGAGGAGAGGAACCTTCTCTCCGTGGCGTACAAGAACGTGATCGGATCTCTACGAGCGGCGTGGAGGATCGTGTCTTCGATCGAGCAGAAGGAAGAGAGCAGGAAGAACGAGGAGCACGTGTCGCTCGTCAAGGATTACAGATCCAAGGTCGAGGGCGAGCTCTCCACGATCTGCTCGGGGATCCTCAAGCTGCTCGATACGCATCTGATCCCTTCGGCTACCGCTAGCGAGTCGAAGGTGTTTTACCTGAAGATGAAGGGGGATTACCATCGGTACATGGCGGAGTTCAAATCTGGAGACGAGAGGAAGACTGCTGCGGAAGATACCATGATCGCCTACAAGGCTGCTCAG GACGTTGCAGTTGCTGATCTAGCGCCTACGCATCCGATCAGGCTGGGTCTGGCTCTCAATTTCTCGGTGTTTTACTACGAGATTCTCAACTCTTCTGAGAAAGCTTGTAGCATGGCCAAACAG GCTTTCGAGGAGGCCATTGCTGAGCTGGACACGTTGGGAGAGGAGTCATACAAGGACAGTACTCTCATCATGCAGTTGCTAAGGGACAATCTAACCCTCTGGACCTCCGACATGCAG ATGGATGAGGCCTGA